In Mercenaria mercenaria strain notata chromosome 13, MADL_Memer_1, whole genome shotgun sequence, a single window of DNA contains:
- the LOC123529318 gene encoding uncharacterized protein LOC123529318 isoform X1, with the protein MLFHFLIRHISDCYNGVCIKTFEVQDSLKMETSQNYVTPMCSAHNDAVAKAVCLKNKELLCFQCAIAKAKLDVYTIQEIDKISEGKEKLKLEYILMKQIASRKETFIVEYERKAGEVKENLEQEVKKMYDQLSEELCKLKENTLHSVESNSDSFLKDLYSNKKELDGVQKTINENLEKLSVATVSDVESLESQLQEVKKKLTDEIPDLDSNPEGVFTASKMFQEAMSKSKGVLGEVTLSNMDHYSLPTQDESQANKTAYSIPTAIIGSQPPKIPPKPGAFSSDEYHERPKLFPRNAEAKPKRASITEDTSQMAMKIAPGNDMTAAKTDSKMSPKTETVPESKPEKAKKSKFKIFGGPKDKPREKLEDYEDVSFAPKTPIQAKYLINTTLPLSGLDSIHTPLKFEKLVTIGPDRIGLLNRKQSSVVVAQLDGNVHIKQYPDGVTSIAAMENNQLAILTQKEGNKIETICVTDKGFDTKNTIDLKEELSDVTGFDYSYSKNKSRFAIGTKTKQVFIDGKGKKIKSTEIDNTTGSSDIATTYDFENDCIYVMNMEHKSIKCVSLKNLAPVWKRKCEDQLFKPKSVCLYKDKLCIASSGTVTIFAAKDGAPIRKHETVDLVQDCLGICVIDDVIVISSNSDRLDESRKLGFIGI; encoded by the coding sequence GTGCAAGATTCTTTGAAGATGGAAACTTCACAAAATTATGTTACTCCCATGTGTTCTGCCCATAATGATGCAGTTGCAAAAGCAGTTTGCTTGAAGAACAAAGAACTGCTTTGTTTTCAGTGCGCTATAGCTAAAGCTAAGTTAGAtgtctacactattcaagaaattgataaaatttcTGAAGGAAAGGAGAAGCTCAAACTTGAATATATACTTATGAAACAAATTGCTTCTAGAAAGGAAACTTTCATTGTCGAATACGAACGTAAAGCTGGAGAAGTGAAAGAAAACTTGGAAcaagaagtaaagaaaatgtatGACCAGCTGTCAGAGGAACTCTGCAAACTGAAAGAAAACACACTACATTCGGTAGAATCTAACAGCGATTCATTTCTCAAAGATTTATATAGCAACAAAAAGGAACTAGATGGTGTGCAAAAGACAATTAATGAAAATCTTGAAAAGTTATCTGTTGCGACAGTTAGTGATGTAGAGAGTCTTGAATCACAACTACAGGAAGTAAAGAAAAAGCTGACCGATGAGATTCCTGATCTTGATTCTAATCCAGAAGGAGTATTCACAGCAAGCAAAATGTTTCAAGAAGCGATGAGCAAGTCAAAAGGTGTCTTGGGAGAAGTAACTTTAAGCAACATGGATCACTATTCACTTCCCACACAAGATGAATCACAGGCTAATAAAACAGCGTATTCAATACCAACGGCAATTATCGGTAGCCAGCCACCAAAAATACCCCCAAAGCCTGGTGCCTTTTCATCTGATGAATACCATGAAAGGCCAAAACTATTTCCTCGAAATGCGGAAGCGAAGCCTAAGAGAGCATCTATAACTGAAGACACCAGTCAAATGGCAATGAAAATAGCACCAGGTAATGACATGACTGCAGCAAAAACCGATTCGAAAATGTCTCCGAAAACTGAAACAGTTCCTGAATCCAAACCAGAAAAAGCAAAGAAATCGAAGTTTAAAATATTTGGCGGCCCCAAAGATAAACCGAGAgagaaattagaagattatgaaGATGTAAGTTTCGCCCCTAAAACCCCTATACAAGCAAAGTACTTGATCAATACAACGTTACCTCTATCAGGACTAGACTCAATTCATACACCATTGAAATTCGAAAAACTTGTGACCATAGGTCCGGATCGAATTGGGCTTTTAAATAGAAAGCAATCTTCTGTTGTCGTGGCACAACTAGATGGAAATGTTCATATTAAACAGTACCCCGATGGAGTCACAAGCATTGCAGCTATGGAAAATAATCAGCTCGCTATACTTACCCAGAAAGAAGGGAATAAAATTGAGACTATTTGTGTGACTGACAAAGGCTTTGATACGAAAAACACTATCGACTTAAAAGAAGAACTATCTGATGTTACTGGATTTGATTATTCTTATTCAAAAAACAAGTCACGTTTTGCCATAGGTACAAAAACAAAGCAGGTTTTCATTGATGGGAAAGGAAAGAAGATCAAATCAACGGAAATCGACAATACAACAGGCTCGTCGGATATTGCCACAACGTATGATTTCGAAAATGACTGTATCTATGTTATGAACATGGAACATAAATCAATTAAATGTGTGTCTCTTAAAAATTTAGCACCAGTTTGGAAACGCAAATGTGAGGACCAGTTGTTCAAACCaaaatctgtttgtttgtatAAAGACAAACTTTGCATAGCTTCCTCGGGAACAGTAACGATATTTGCGGCTAAAGACGGCGCACCAATAAGAAAGCACGAAACCGTTGACCTTGTTCAGGACTGTCTTGGAATATGTGTGATTGATGATGTTATCGTGATTTCTTCCAATTCGGATAGATTGGACGAGTCCCGAAAGCTTGGTTTCATAGGCATTTAG
- the LOC123529318 gene encoding uncharacterized protein LOC123529318 isoform X2 — METSQNYVTPMCSAHNDAVAKAVCLKNKELLCFQCAIAKAKLDVYTIQEIDKISEGKEKLKLEYILMKQIASRKETFIVEYERKAGEVKENLEQEVKKMYDQLSEELCKLKENTLHSVESNSDSFLKDLYSNKKELDGVQKTINENLEKLSVATVSDVESLESQLQEVKKKLTDEIPDLDSNPEGVFTASKMFQEAMSKSKGVLGEVTLSNMDHYSLPTQDESQANKTAYSIPTAIIGSQPPKIPPKPGAFSSDEYHERPKLFPRNAEAKPKRASITEDTSQMAMKIAPGNDMTAAKTDSKMSPKTETVPESKPEKAKKSKFKIFGGPKDKPREKLEDYEDVSFAPKTPIQAKYLINTTLPLSGLDSIHTPLKFEKLVTIGPDRIGLLNRKQSSVVVAQLDGNVHIKQYPDGVTSIAAMENNQLAILTQKEGNKIETICVTDKGFDTKNTIDLKEELSDVTGFDYSYSKNKSRFAIGTKTKQVFIDGKGKKIKSTEIDNTTGSSDIATTYDFENDCIYVMNMEHKSIKCVSLKNLAPVWKRKCEDQLFKPKSVCLYKDKLCIASSGTVTIFAAKDGAPIRKHETVDLVQDCLGICVIDDVIVISSNSDRLDESRKLGFIGI; from the coding sequence ATGGAAACTTCACAAAATTATGTTACTCCCATGTGTTCTGCCCATAATGATGCAGTTGCAAAAGCAGTTTGCTTGAAGAACAAAGAACTGCTTTGTTTTCAGTGCGCTATAGCTAAAGCTAAGTTAGAtgtctacactattcaagaaattgataaaatttcTGAAGGAAAGGAGAAGCTCAAACTTGAATATATACTTATGAAACAAATTGCTTCTAGAAAGGAAACTTTCATTGTCGAATACGAACGTAAAGCTGGAGAAGTGAAAGAAAACTTGGAAcaagaagtaaagaaaatgtatGACCAGCTGTCAGAGGAACTCTGCAAACTGAAAGAAAACACACTACATTCGGTAGAATCTAACAGCGATTCATTTCTCAAAGATTTATATAGCAACAAAAAGGAACTAGATGGTGTGCAAAAGACAATTAATGAAAATCTTGAAAAGTTATCTGTTGCGACAGTTAGTGATGTAGAGAGTCTTGAATCACAACTACAGGAAGTAAAGAAAAAGCTGACCGATGAGATTCCTGATCTTGATTCTAATCCAGAAGGAGTATTCACAGCAAGCAAAATGTTTCAAGAAGCGATGAGCAAGTCAAAAGGTGTCTTGGGAGAAGTAACTTTAAGCAACATGGATCACTATTCACTTCCCACACAAGATGAATCACAGGCTAATAAAACAGCGTATTCAATACCAACGGCAATTATCGGTAGCCAGCCACCAAAAATACCCCCAAAGCCTGGTGCCTTTTCATCTGATGAATACCATGAAAGGCCAAAACTATTTCCTCGAAATGCGGAAGCGAAGCCTAAGAGAGCATCTATAACTGAAGACACCAGTCAAATGGCAATGAAAATAGCACCAGGTAATGACATGACTGCAGCAAAAACCGATTCGAAAATGTCTCCGAAAACTGAAACAGTTCCTGAATCCAAACCAGAAAAAGCAAAGAAATCGAAGTTTAAAATATTTGGCGGCCCCAAAGATAAACCGAGAgagaaattagaagattatgaaGATGTAAGTTTCGCCCCTAAAACCCCTATACAAGCAAAGTACTTGATCAATACAACGTTACCTCTATCAGGACTAGACTCAATTCATACACCATTGAAATTCGAAAAACTTGTGACCATAGGTCCGGATCGAATTGGGCTTTTAAATAGAAAGCAATCTTCTGTTGTCGTGGCACAACTAGATGGAAATGTTCATATTAAACAGTACCCCGATGGAGTCACAAGCATTGCAGCTATGGAAAATAATCAGCTCGCTATACTTACCCAGAAAGAAGGGAATAAAATTGAGACTATTTGTGTGACTGACAAAGGCTTTGATACGAAAAACACTATCGACTTAAAAGAAGAACTATCTGATGTTACTGGATTTGATTATTCTTATTCAAAAAACAAGTCACGTTTTGCCATAGGTACAAAAACAAAGCAGGTTTTCATTGATGGGAAAGGAAAGAAGATCAAATCAACGGAAATCGACAATACAACAGGCTCGTCGGATATTGCCACAACGTATGATTTCGAAAATGACTGTATCTATGTTATGAACATGGAACATAAATCAATTAAATGTGTGTCTCTTAAAAATTTAGCACCAGTTTGGAAACGCAAATGTGAGGACCAGTTGTTCAAACCaaaatctgtttgtttgtatAAAGACAAACTTTGCATAGCTTCCTCGGGAACAGTAACGATATTTGCGGCTAAAGACGGCGCACCAATAAGAAAGCACGAAACCGTTGACCTTGTTCAGGACTGTCTTGGAATATGTGTGATTGATGATGTTATCGTGATTTCTTCCAATTCGGATAGATTGGACGAGTCCCGAAAGCTTGGTTTCATAGGCATTTAG